The Verrucomicrobiota bacterium genome has a segment encoding these proteins:
- a CDS encoding YajQ family cyclic di-GMP-binding protein, with amino-acid sequence MPSFDIVSEVNSMEIENAVNQAKKELANRFDFKGSTAAIALEKNDIKLSAETDFRVRSMVEMVRTRLAKRGVSPKNIDEGKPDISPLGHARQVMKIKQGIAPDAAKQIAQFVRDTKLKVSAAIEGEKLRVTGKSRDDLQAVIAAVRTKEFPVALSFVNFRD; translated from the coding sequence ATGCCGTCATTCGACATCGTCTCCGAAGTGAACTCGATGGAGATTGAGAACGCCGTGAACCAGGCGAAGAAGGAGCTGGCGAACCGCTTCGACTTCAAGGGCAGCACCGCCGCAATCGCGCTGGAGAAAAACGACATCAAGCTCTCGGCCGAGACGGACTTCCGCGTGCGCTCGATGGTCGAGATGGTGCGCACGCGGCTTGCCAAGCGCGGCGTGAGCCCGAAGAACATTGACGAGGGCAAGCCGGACATCTCGCCGCTCGGCCACGCGCGGCAGGTCATGAAGATCAAGCAGGGCATCGCGCCTGATGCGGCCAAGCAGATCGCGCAGTTCGTCCGCGACACCAAGCTCAAGGTCAGCGCCGCCATCGAGGGCGAGAAACTCCGCGTCACCGGCAAGAGCCGCGACGACCTGCAAGCCGTCATCGCCGCCGTGCGCACGAAGGAATTCCCCGTGGCCCTCAGCTTTGTGAACTTTCGGGATTGA
- a CDS encoding amylo-alpha-1,6-glucosidase — protein MSPLSMTPPPGGRLLRFVGDTVRFALRPASSQQSPGRGWSARLRTDLGRADLVRREIVDANFKKIPLAGACWRDVPMRWADGAWSLELTLAEVGWFKAKAYALDPRGWQHWPDGPDAGVTVHPDWSRSANTIYCAFARMFGAGKTAATAWDDEREAEFKKLDAQGFTVIPPSGTLRDLARELPHIFGTLGCRILHLLPVNPTPTTMAKFGRFGSPYAALDLTGIDPALVEFDRRTTATGQFRELADGVHERGGRLFLDIVINHTGWGSRVQEAHPEWFLRDAKGSFVSPGAWGVTWEDLTELEHVHPGLWVELADVFLTWCRRGVDGFRCDAGYKVPMPAWQFITARVRQEFPDTVFLLEGLGGGWAETESLLTDGGMQWAYSELFQENTALQVQGYLDHALKQSSRVGVLVHYSETHDNARLAAKGRAWSLFRNRLSALTSVSGGYGFTCGVEWLATEKVRVHGSTGMNWGATDNITAELAALTALLAEHPCFLDGARLTRVSPAGSPVFGLVRQSADNKDVVLVLANTDADKPHPVTLDLRDAGFPGSAGLGARRLTDLLGQVAPRPQSTGDGHFTFTVAPLECHCLALDPMPLGLTGSAYRRARAQAAWGLAALARAMPAESIGTFDWRQVAAVVDRSAADWLASVSLGKPGASAAGYAPVVTWRASDRSRVLLVPPHHWLLVEATVSFRATLLRGDKPEHAASIATAAGHVASFGPSDFAGDAELRVQPFGGTSQATGGAIRYLASAPAIPQSAIRNPQSSLVLLTNGRGGMARLCVDPGNIHSKYDCVLGANLNASVPVDRHVFVKRLRLWCNADGFITPLNGGNLVAFEAGPRSRWQFVANAGDGRAAGIELSVEMLNQRNTVVVRLARTGVPGGLGRELPASADVRLTARFDIEDRNFHWETKRNSAAEHHFSSRCQVEHRTGAHEHTRVLLAGEVPSASAADAPIASGFSFTPARDRQLRITANAGVYHAAPEWSEGIPHPVEGSRGMAAGGDAWSPGWFELPLAPGRPITILVTAEAEEQVTDSPFERALGTVRSDPGVSTFERTLIDAASAFVVRRGDGKTVIAGYPWFLDWGRDTLIAARGLLAGRFTGEVRDILLTFARFEANGTLPNAIYGDNASNRDTVDAPLWFALACEEFAASEPAFLTAVVDSRGRALADVLRSIAENYLRGTPNGIRVDAESALVWSPGHFTWMDTNFPAGTPREGYAVEIQALWIRLLRLLDRLGSKPAEEPWTELAARAERSLTEHFWLDEEGWFADVLIGKAGVPAKSAVRDPALRSNMLFTVSLGFVTGERARRCVAAAARHLIVPGALRSLAPLPVSPPLEIRAGDGRLLNDPANPYWGRYEGDEDTRRKPAYHNGTAWCWTFPTFCEALACAYDGSPEAVAAARAYLGSVDRLLAEGCLGHLPEICDGDAPHAQRGCDAQAWSVTEALRVWRMLNAATPPAR, from the coding sequence ATGTCGCCTCTCTCGATGACCCCGCCGCCCGGCGGGCGCCTGCTGCGCTTCGTCGGCGACACGGTGCGGTTCGCGCTGCGGCCGGCGTCGTCGCAGCAATCGCCCGGGCGCGGCTGGTCCGCGCGACTCCGCACCGACCTTGGGCGCGCGGACCTCGTGCGCCGTGAAATCGTTGACGCGAACTTCAAGAAAATCCCGCTTGCGGGCGCGTGCTGGCGCGACGTGCCGATGCGCTGGGCCGACGGCGCGTGGTCGCTCGAACTGACGCTCGCCGAAGTCGGCTGGTTCAAGGCCAAGGCTTACGCGCTCGACCCGCGCGGCTGGCAGCACTGGCCCGACGGCCCCGACGCAGGCGTCACCGTTCATCCCGACTGGAGCCGCAGCGCGAACACCATCTACTGCGCGTTCGCGCGCATGTTCGGCGCGGGCAAAACCGCCGCGACCGCGTGGGACGATGAGCGCGAGGCTGAGTTCAAGAAACTCGATGCGCAGGGGTTCACGGTCATCCCGCCCTCCGGCACGTTGCGGGACCTCGCGCGCGAGCTGCCGCACATCTTCGGCACGCTCGGCTGCCGGATTCTCCATCTGCTGCCGGTCAATCCCACGCCCACGACGATGGCGAAGTTCGGCAGGTTCGGCAGTCCCTACGCGGCGCTCGACCTCACGGGCATTGACCCCGCGCTCGTCGAGTTCGACAGGCGCACGACGGCCACCGGGCAGTTCCGCGAACTCGCCGACGGCGTTCACGAGCGCGGCGGACGGCTCTTCCTCGACATCGTGATCAACCACACCGGCTGGGGCTCGCGCGTGCAGGAGGCGCATCCCGAATGGTTCCTGCGCGATGCGAAGGGGAGCTTCGTTTCGCCCGGCGCATGGGGCGTCACGTGGGAAGACCTTACCGAACTCGAGCACGTCCACCCCGGTTTGTGGGTCGAGCTTGCCGATGTCTTCCTCACGTGGTGCCGGCGCGGCGTGGATGGCTTCCGTTGCGACGCCGGCTACAAGGTCCCCATGCCTGCGTGGCAGTTCATCACCGCGCGCGTGCGGCAGGAATTCCCCGACACGGTATTCTTGCTCGAAGGGCTCGGCGGCGGGTGGGCCGAGACCGAATCGCTTCTCACCGACGGCGGCATGCAGTGGGCCTACAGCGAACTGTTCCAGGAAAACACAGCGCTTCAAGTGCAGGGCTACCTCGACCACGCGCTCAAGCAATCCTCGCGCGTCGGGGTGCTTGTCCACTACAGCGAGACGCACGACAACGCACGCCTCGCCGCGAAGGGCCGCGCGTGGTCGCTCTTCCGCAACCGCCTCAGCGCTCTCACGAGCGTCAGCGGCGGCTACGGCTTCACGTGTGGCGTGGAGTGGCTCGCGACGGAGAAAGTTCGCGTCCACGGCAGCACCGGCATGAACTGGGGCGCGACCGACAACATCACCGCGGAACTCGCCGCGCTGACTGCGCTGCTCGCGGAACACCCGTGCTTTCTCGATGGCGCGCGGCTCACTCGCGTGAGCCCGGCCGGCTCGCCGGTCTTCGGCCTTGTCCGGCAGTCCGCCGACAACAAGGACGTCGTGCTCGTGCTCGCGAACACGGACGCAGACAAGCCGCACCCCGTCACCCTCGACCTGCGCGACGCAGGTTTTCCCGGCAGCGCCGGCCTCGGTGCGCGACGGCTCACCGATTTGCTCGGCCAGGTCGCGCCGCGCCCGCAGTCCACCGGCGACGGCCATTTCACGTTCACCGTCGCTCCGCTCGAATGCCACTGCCTCGCTCTGGACCCGATGCCGCTCGGCCTCACCGGTTCCGCTTACCGCCGCGCCCGCGCGCAGGCCGCGTGGGGACTCGCCGCGCTCGCGCGGGCGATGCCCGCCGAGAGCATCGGCACATTTGACTGGCGGCAAGTGGCCGCCGTCGTGGACCGCTCGGCCGCCGACTGGCTGGCTTCAGTCAGCCTGGGAAAACCCGGCGCTTCCGCGGCAGGCTACGCCCCGGTTGTCACGTGGCGCGCATCCGATCGATCGCGGGTGCTGCTCGTGCCGCCTCATCACTGGCTGCTTGTCGAGGCCACCGTGAGCTTCCGGGCGACGCTCCTCCGTGGCGACAAGCCCGAGCACGCCGCCTCCATCGCCACCGCCGCCGGACACGTCGCCAGCTTCGGCCCGTCCGACTTTGCCGGTGATGCCGAGTTGCGCGTGCAACCATTCGGCGGAACGTCGCAGGCAACGGGCGGCGCGATTCGATACCTCGCCTCCGCGCCGGCCATTCCGCAATCCGCGATCCGCAATCCGCAATCGTCACTTGTTCTCCTCACCAACGGCCGCGGCGGCATGGCGCGCCTGTGCGTGGATCCCGGCAACATCCACTCCAAATACGACTGCGTGCTCGGCGCAAACCTGAACGCGTCCGTGCCCGTGGACCGCCATGTCTTCGTAAAGCGCCTGCGTCTGTGGTGCAACGCAGACGGCTTCATCACGCCCTTGAACGGCGGGAACCTGGTCGCGTTCGAAGCCGGCCCTCGATCCCGGTGGCAGTTCGTGGCAAATGCCGGTGACGGCCGTGCGGCTGGCATCGAGCTCAGCGTCGAGATGTTGAACCAGCGGAACACCGTCGTGGTGCGTCTCGCCCGCACCGGTGTGCCCGGGGGACTCGGCCGCGAACTGCCCGCGAGCGCCGACGTGCGGCTGACGGCGCGTTTCGACATCGAGGACCGCAACTTCCACTGGGAGACGAAACGCAACAGCGCCGCGGAGCATCACTTCTCGAGCCGCTGCCAGGTCGAACATCGCACCGGCGCGCACGAGCACACGAGGGTGCTGCTGGCGGGCGAAGTCCCCTCCGCGTCCGCGGCCGATGCGCCCATCGCCAGCGGCTTCAGCTTCACGCCGGCGCGTGACCGGCAATTGCGCATCACGGCCAACGCCGGCGTGTATCACGCCGCGCCCGAATGGAGCGAAGGCATTCCGCACCCGGTCGAAGGGTCGCGCGGCATGGCGGCGGGCGGCGATGCGTGGAGCCCGGGCTGGTTTGAACTGCCGCTGGCACCGGGGCGGCCCATCACAATCCTCGTCACCGCGGAGGCTGAGGAACAGGTGACCGATTCGCCTTTCGAACGGGCGTTGGGCACGGTGAGATCCGATCCGGGCGTATCAACCTTTGAGCGCACCCTCATCGACGCCGCGAGCGCGTTCGTGGTGCGGCGCGGTGACGGCAAGACGGTCATTGCGGGCTATCCGTGGTTCCTCGACTGGGGACGCGACACGCTCATCGCCGCGCGCGGCCTGCTCGCGGGCAGATTCACCGGAGAGGTGCGGGACATCCTGCTCACGTTCGCGCGGTTCGAGGCGAACGGCACGCTGCCCAACGCCATCTATGGCGACAACGCCAGCAACCGCGACACCGTGGACGCGCCTCTGTGGTTCGCGCTCGCGTGCGAGGAATTCGCGGCGTCGGAACCGGCATTCCTCACAGCGGTGGTGGATTCGCGCGGGCGCGCCCTCGCGGACGTGCTTCGCAGCATCGCGGAGAATTACCTGCGCGGCACGCCGAACGGCATTCGCGTGGACGCGGAGTCCGCACTCGTGTGGAGCCCGGGCCACTTCACGTGGATGGACACAAACTTCCCCGCGGGCACGCCGCGCGAAGGCTACGCGGTGGAGATTCAGGCGCTGTGGATCCGGTTGCTCCGGTTGCTCGACCGGCTCGGATCGAAGCCCGCAGAGGAGCCGTGGACGGAACTTGCCGCGCGCGCGGAACGCTCGCTGACCGAACACTTCTGGCTCGATGAAGAGGGCTGGTTTGCGGACGTGCTCATCGGCAAGGCTGGCGTTCCTGCGAAGTCCGCCGTGCGCGACCCCGCGCTGCGAAGCAACATGCTCTTCACCGTCAGCCTCGGATTCGTCACGGGCGAACGCGCCCGGCGCTGTGTCGCGGCTGCGGCGCGCCACCTCATTGTGCCCGGCGCGCTGCGTTCGCTCGCGCCGCTGCCCGTGTCGCCACCGCTCGAGATCCGCGCGGGAGACGGCCGCTTGCTCAACGACCCGGCCAATCCATATTGGGGCCGCTACGAGGGCGACGAGGACACGCGCCGCAAGCCCGCGTATCACAACGGGACGGCGTGGTGCTGGACGTTCCCCACGTTTTGCGAGGCACTCGCTTGCGCATACGATGGTTCGCCCGAGGCCGTTGCCGCCGCGCGGGCGTATCTCGGCAGCGTGGACCGCCTGCTCGCGGAAGGCTGCCTCGGTCACCTGCCCGAAATCTGCGACGGCGACGCGCCGCACGCCCAACGCGGCTGCGACGCGCAGGCGTGGAGCGTGACGGAAGCGCTGAGGGTGTGGCGGATGTTGAACGCGGCTACTCCGCCCGCCCGTTGA